CAGGCGTACGCGCAGGGTGCCGGGCGAGGTCTGGACGAGCTGGTACTGCCCGAGCCCGGGGACGCGGTCGAGCAGCGTGCCGAAGAGCATCGGGGACAGGGAGACGGGCTCGCCGTGGGCGCCGGGGAAGGTGAGCAGGTCGGCGGCGCGTCCGTGCACCTGGACGGCGGGGAAGACGCTGCCGCACGGGCACGGGTCCGGGCGCAGCAGGATGCTGTCGCCGAGGTCGTAGCGGAGGATCGGCTGCACCCGGTTGGCGAGGTTGCTGAGCAGGACCGTGTGGGACAGCTCGCCGGGCGGCACCGGCCGGTGGTCGGCGTCGACCGGCTCGAGGACGGCCCAGTCGCTGCAGACGTGGTACCAGCCGTGCGCGCAGCCCATGGCGAGGAAGCTGCATTCGGTGGCGGCGTAGGCGGTGCTGACCTTGGCGCCGAACGCGGCGGCGAGGCGCTCCCGGCGGCCGGTCGTGCAGGTTTCGCCGCCGGGGACGACCAGCGCGGGGCGGATGCGCAGGCGGCCGGCTTCCTGTTCCCCGGCCAGCAGGGTGAGCATGCCGAGGAACCCGCTGAGGACGGCGGGGTCGAACCGGTTGAGCTCCTCGACCAGGTCCGGCAGCGGCCGGCGGATCGAGAAGACCCGCATCCGGCGGCCGAGACGGGGGTGGTCCAGCTGGAACCGGGCCGTTCCCGCCACGGTGAAGAAGTGCCCGCCGGGTGCGGTGACGATCGCCGTGCGGCCACCGCGGGCGAGCATGCGGACGGCGTCCCGCGCGGCCAGCATGCCGCCGGCGCGGGAGGCGAGCGCGGTCTCCATGCCCGTGGCCCGTTCGTCGAGCAGGAACAGGCCGCGCACGCCACTGGTGCCGGACGTGGTGGCGACCAGGTACTTGCCCAGGAACCGGTGCCCCACGAGGCCGGGGTCGGCCACGAACGCCTCGACCTTCTCCCGGGTCACCTCGCGGTCGGTGACCCAGTCGTCGAACCGGGCCATCAGGGTCTCCTTGCCGGTGACGGGAAGCCGGGCCGGGTCGTCGACGTCGCCGGGCAGGCCGCGGTAGAGCTCGCGGTAGAACGGCGAGTTCGCGCGCGCCCAGGCCACCAGCGCGGCCAGGTGCGCGCGCTGCTGCCGGGCGATTTCCGGGGGACCGCCCCGGGCGGCACGGCGTGCGTCACGGGCGAGTTGCCGACGGTTTTCCGCCATGGGGCCCGGATCCTTTCTCGTTCGTGGTTCGCCGCCCCGCGGAAAGCAGGCCGTACGAAACGATGTCGAGGGCGTGCTCGGCGGCCTCCCACAGTTCGTCCTGCGACCGGCCGAGCTGAGCGCCGGCCAGGCCGGCCTGCTGGATGGCGCCGAGCACGGCCCCGGTCATCGCCGCGGCGGTGACCGGGTCCAGCTCGCCGGGAAAGGCGTTCACCAGTCCGTCGGTGACCTGTCGCTGCATGTCCAGCAGGAGGTGCATCCCCTTGGCCTGCAGCGCCGGCGTCGTCAACGCGAGGCGGGCGGTCGCCGACAGCTCGGCGGGCTCCTTGCGGGCGGTGCCGGGCCGGCGGTGGGCGGCGTAGGCCCGGAACGCCCTCCGCACCACCTCGCCCGGGCTCTCGCCGGGCCGGCGGTCCGCGATCGCGGCCAGCAGGACGCCGACTTCCAGGTCGAGCTCGCCGAACAGCACGTCGGCCTTGGTGCGGAAGTAGTTGAAGAAGGTCTTGGGGTCGACGTCCGCCGCCTTGGCGACCTGGTCCACGGTCGTCTCTTCGTAGCCCTGCTCGTCGAACAGCCGGATCGCCGCCGAGACGATCCGCTGCCGGGTTTCCCGCTTCTTGCGGTCGCGCCGCGACTCCGCCACGGCGCAAATTTACAGACTCCGGAAAATTACAGCAACTGGAAGTTTATCGGCGTGACCGGCCGTGCCTCCCCGGCGTCCCAGCGGTGTCCCACGGGGGTGACGTTCCCGCTGGCCCAGTGGGTGGGATCGTCCCGGCGTCCCGAGTTGGGCGCCGACCGGCGACCGGCGAGGGCGACCACTGCCAGCCTCCTCGCCATGCAAAGACTCGCTCTGGCCGTCGCGGTGCTGCTGGTGCTCCCCGCCTCGGCCACCACCACCGCCGCGGCCGAACCCGTCGCGGTGTGCGGGCACACCGGTTCCCAGCCCACCCTGCAGCAAGGGGCGACCGGCGCCGCGGTCGCCGAGGCCCAGTGCGAACTGAACCTGGCCACCAAGGCGAGCCGGTACACGCCGATCGGCGCGGACGGCTCCTTCGGCCCGGCGACCGACGTCCGCGTACGCGTGTTCCAGCGGTGCGCCGCGCTGAGCGTGGACGGCCAGGTCGGGCCGAACACGTGGGCCGCGCTGAACTCGTGGGCCGCGCGGCCGAAGAAGTGCGCCACCCAGGGCACGGCGGACGCCGCGCAGGGCGTGGTGTGCGGCCACTCGACGGCCCGGCCGACCCTGCAGAGCGGCTCCACCGGCACGGACGTCAAGGAGCTCCAGTGCCGGCTGAACCTCGCCATGGAGCCGGGCCACTACCCGCCGCTGACGATCGACGGCAATTTCGGGGACGGCACCCGCACCCGGGTGATCCAGTTCCAGCACTGCGTCAACGCCAGTGCCGACGGGGTCGCCGGGCCCACCACGTGGGCGAAGGTCACCGACTGGTCCAGCCGCAACGCCTACTGCGTGCCGCCGAAGCCCGCCGGCCACCCGATCGACGGCGTGGACACGGCCAAGTACCAGCACCCCGGCGGCGCGCCGATCAACTGGGGCGCGGTGAAGGCGTCCGGTGTCGAGTTCGTGACCGTCAAGGCGACCCGCGGCCTGAACGTCACCGACGAGTACCTGGCCACGGACCTGCCCGCCGCCCGCACCGCCGGCCTCGCCGTGGGGCCGTACCACTTCTACACGGGCACGGCGGCCAACACCGGTGGTGCGCAGGCGGACCGGTTCATCGCCGCGGTGCGGGCGACCGGGTACACCGGCAAACGCGCCGGTGACCTGCCGCCCGTGTTCGACCTGGAGTGGAAGGACGACGGCTCCGGCGGCTGCCCGCCGTACGTCACCGTCGCCGACGCCAAGGCGTGGCTGGACAAGGTGCAGGCGGCGTTCGGCCGGACCCCGATCATCTACACCCAGAAGTCGTTCCTGGACGCGTGCCTGGGCGGCACCACGGCGCTCGCCGCCTATCCTATGCAGCTCGCCGACTACCGCCAGTCCGTCACGCAGCCGGCGCTGCCCGCCGGGTCGAAGACCTGGCTGATGTGGCAGTACACCGACGCGGCCATCCCCGACGGCATCCCGGCCCCGGCGACCGGGGACGTCTTCAACGGCACCCAGGCCGATCTCGACCAGCTCGCCAACCGCTGAATCCCCGCTAGGAAAGGACGAGAATGACTCTCCCCATGAGCCGCCGCACGGTGCTCCGCGGCGCGGTGGTGCTCGGCGCGGCCGCGGCCGTCAGCCCGCTGCTGCTGACGGGTACCGCCGAGGCGTACCCGTGGTCCCGCACCCTGGTGCAGGGCACCACGGGCGCCGACGTCACCGAACTCCAGATCCGGGTGGCGGGCTGGGCGGCCGACTCGCCCAGCCACAGCCGGGTCTCGATCGACGGCGAGTTCGGCCCCGGCACGGCCGCGGCGGTCCGCAGGTTCCAGGCGGCCTACGGCCTGGGCGCGGACGGCCAGGCCGGCCCGGCCACCCAGTCCGCGCTCAACGCGCTGGAGCAGAGCGACGGGTCCACCGCGCACTTCAACTTCAGCGAGTTCACCGACCGGGTGAGCGGCACCTTCAACGGCGGCAAGGTCAGCGCGGCCACCGCCGAGGAGAACGCCCGCCGCTGCATGTACAAGCTGGAGGCGCTGCGCAAGAAGCTCGGGAACAAGCCGATCACGGTGAACTCCGGGTTCCGCAGCATCGCGCACAACTCGGAGATCGGCGGCGCCAGCGACAGCATGCACCTGTACGGCACCGCGGCCGACCTGGACGTGCCGGGCGTGGCCAACAAGACCGTCTACCAGAAGGCCGAGACCTGCGGGTTCTCCGGCCTCGAGACCTACAACACCGACCACCAGCACGTGGACAGCCGGGCCGACCTCGGCCGCGCGTGGTGGTGGGAGAACGGGACGGTCTGACCGGCGACTGGGGGTCTGACGCCGGAAACCCCGCCCTCGGGGGTTTCCGGCGTCAGCACGTCGCTTCGCCCGGCTCGCGCTCAGTGCGGCTGCGGGTTCTGCAGGGCCGCCGAGCAGGACGGCCAGTCGTGGAAGTCGTGGTGCGCGCTCCACAGGCGGTGCGCCGCGTCGATGTTCCAGACCGGGTCGAACGCCTGCCGCGGCGTGCCACCCAGGTCCAGCAGGCGGGCGTCGGAGATCTGGAAGATCCCCCAGTTGCGGCTGCCGTTCGTGTTCGGCAGCACCCACAGCGGGTCGAGGAACGAGGCGCAGCGGGCGATCGCGACCGCGGTGTCCGGTGCCTCGGTGAACACGGCCCGGATCCGCTGCTCCACCATGACCGCCGACCAGCCCGCCAGGCTGGTCCGGTGGTCGTACAGCGCGGTCTTGGTGGCCTCGTCGACCACGCCGCGAGCGGGCAGGCCGGCCAGCACCTGGAACGCGGTGACCCGGCGCAGCGTTTCCGGGCCGAACGAGCCGTCGACCGAGAGCCGTCCCTGGGCCGAGACCAGCAGGTTCTGCACCTCGGTGACGCACTCGTCGTGCTGGCCCATGCTCACCGGCGGCCGGCAGGCCGCGGAGAACAGCATCCGGTCGGCGTACCGGCCGGGAGCCGGTTCGGACCCGTCGGCGGTGACCCAGACCAGGCCGCCCGCCAGCAGGACCACGATCGCGATGGCGACCGCCGCGTACCCGCGCCTGCGGGGCAGCCGCACCCGCGGCGGCGCGGTCGCGGGGACGACCGGCGGCTCGCCGTGCTCCGGCGGCACCTCCTCGACCCGGACGGCGTCGGCCAGGGCCCACAGCTGGTGCAGCTCGCGCAGTTCCTCCGCGGACGCACCACAGACCTTGGCGAACGAGTGGACCACGCGGTAGTCGGCGGGGACGCTCTTGCCGGAGCAGTACCGGTGCAGGCTGGAGCCGCTGGCCCCGGCCTGCCGGCCGAGACGTTCGTAGCCCTGCCCGCTGCGGTCCTTCAGCATGCGCAGGTAGGCGGCGAACTTGTCCGTGTGCAGTGTCACGTGACTGGAACACCTCGCTCGGGCAGCGGATGACGGACGGAAGTTAACACCGTCCAGCCGGACACCGGGCGGAAACCAACGGATTGCGCCACCCGGCCGACCGCCGACCGCCCATGTAGGGGCAACCCGCCGTCACACCCGTGGTTCCCCGGTCAGCGCAGCCAGCGCAGGGCCGCGTCGGCGCAGTCCTCGGGGCTGGTGTTGAACGCGATGGCCGCGGCGGGCGCGTGCTGCCGGACCAGGTTGACCACTCGCTCGAAGAGCTCGAGCAGGGGCTCGTGCGTGCGGATGCCGCCGCCGATCACCACGCACGCGTAGGCGTCGGCGGCCAGCGCCGCCTCGATCGTTCGCTCAGGATGCTCGTCGAGGGACACCAGGCAGTAGTCGGCCGCGATGCCGTGCTCGTCGAAGCGGGCCTGGCCGCGAGCTATCGCGGCCTGGACCGGTTCGGGGTCCCAGCCGTCGAGCTTGGCGGGGTCGAGACCGATGACCAGCACTCGTGTCATCGCCGAGACGATACGCCGGCATCGGCCGCGAGCTGTTGCCGTCCGCCGCCTCCTCCGGCGATCATGGTGGCCGTGCCCGATGAGCCAGCACCCGGCCGGCGGCCGTCCGGCATCCCGCCGCTGGCCGCGGAGGACCACACCTGCGCCGAGTGCGGGCTCTCCTATCCGACGCTCACGATCGAGGCCGCCCGCGCGATCATCGGGTCGCTGCCTCATGCGGTGGCCGCCGCGGTCGGGCAGGCGGCCACGCGGGACCTCCGGCGCCGGCCGGCACCGGACCGCTGGTCGGCGCTGGAGTACCTCTGCCACCTGCGCGACGTCTGCGTCACCTACACGATCCGGTTGCACCGGGCCCGCACCGAGGACCGGCCCGTTCTCGAGCCGATGCTCAACGACCTGCGCGCACGACGTTTCCGCTACAACGAGCGCTCCTTCGACGGAGTGCGCGACGAACTCGCGGCCTGCGCCGCCGGGCTCGGCGAAGAGATCGAGCGGCTGACCCCGCCGGACCGCGAACGCACCGTGACCCGGCTCGCGGGCGAGCACCGCACGGCCCGGTGGCTGGTCCGCCAAGCCGCCCACGAGGTCGCGCACCACCTCGAAGACATCAGGCACTGCCTGAGCGGGAGCACCCCCTAGTGTCGCGCGGTGCCGCGGCTTGTCGTGAGTGAGAAACAGGGTTAGAACACGGTTTCTCACTCACGACAACCACGGTAGACCGCGCGACGCCAGCCGCTCGTGGCTGGTCCACACCACTGGCCGTGCGCAGCTTTTCCTTGGCGGGGAACAGAAACCGGCCACTGGCCGGATCCGGACACCTTCGTCACCGCGGCCGGACCACTCTCCGTAGGACGGTTGCACCATCCGGGGTAATTCCCGCCGTATCGGTCACATCCGGCCGTGCGTCGTCGATGTGCCCGGCGGGGATCCCCACCGGGTGCGTGGGGACGGACCACTTTGGGGGGAATGACTCGTGCTGCTTTCTTCGCGATCGCGCGGCAGGATCGCCTTGGCCACCGCGCTCACCGCGGCCTTCGCGCTGTTCGCACCGGGCGTCGCGCACGCGGCGCCACCGTCCAACGACGACTTCGACCAGGCGGCGGCCGTCACCGCCTTGCCGTTCACCGCACAGCAGGACTCCAGTGAGGCCACCCAGGCCCCCGACGACCCGTCCTGGTGCCAGCCCTACGACGTCCGCGGCAGCGTCTGGTTCCGCTACACCGCCACCGAGGACGGGTACCTGCGCGCCACGACCCAGGGCAGTGACCGGTCGATGATCCTGGCGGTCCACTCGGGAACCCGCGGCACCCTCCGGGGGATCACCTGCGATTCCGGGACGGCCGCGACCACGACGTTCCGGGCGACCGCCGGCACGACGTACTCCTTCATGGTCTCCGGCTACGACGTCCCGGGCGGCGCGCTCGCGTTCGCCCTGGACTCCGTCGCGCCCGCGGCCAACGACGACTTCGCCGCCGCGCAACCGGTGCCCGCGGTGCCGTTCTCCGCGCAGCCGGACTTCTCGGTCGCCTCCTACGAGGCCGACGAGCCCGGGTCGACCTGCCAGTTCGAAGGCAACCTCGTCCCCTCGGTCTGGTACGCCTACACGAACTCCGGGGCCGCGAAGCCGGTCACCGCGCGCACCGTCGGGAGCGGCTCGGCCGTCTCGGTGTACACCGGGGCGAGCCTGCCGGAGCTGAAGCAGGTCGCCTGCAAGGCGGACGCCTACGGGCAGCCGACCGCGTTCCGGGCCGACGCCGGCGCGACCTACTACGTCCGCGTCACCGGGCCCGCCGACAACCGCGGGCCCGTCACGCTGACCCTGGACGACGCGCCGGCGCTGGACCCGTCGGTCGACCAGTCGCCGTCCTACCCGACGGTCTACGACACCGTTTCGTTCTCCGCCGGGTCCTGGAACGACATCGACGAGCCGATGACGGTGGCCTGGGACTTCGGGGACGGCGCCACGGCCCCGGCCACCACGCAGCCCGTTTCCCACCGCTACGCCAAGGACGGCACGTACACCGCCACCCTGCACGCGACGTCGCCGGACGGCCGGACGGCCACCAAGACGGCCCAGGTCGTGGTGACGACGCACGACGTCGGGATCGCCCGGTTCTCCGTGCCCGCCTCGGCCAGGGAAGGCGACAGCAAGCCGATCTCGGTCGACGTGTCCAACACCCGCTACACCGAAACGGCGACCGTCGTGCTGTCCAAGCACGACGGGACGTGGTGGCGGGAGGTCGGCCGGCTCACCCTCGAGGTGCCCGCGCGGCCGACCCGCACGGTGCGGTTCCCGTTCTCCTACACCTTCAGCCCCGATGACGCGGCCCTGGGCAAGGTCGCCTTCCGCGCCGAGCTGAAGCTGGACTACCCGGTGACCGATGCCCGGCCGGCGGACAACGAAGTGATCGCCATCGCCACGACCGTGAAACCGCGCGGCAGCCGCGTCGTCGCCGTCTGAGCCCAGGGGGAAAAGATGAAGCACTCAGCTTTCCGGCGCCTGCTCGTCGCCGGTCTCGCCGTCGCGGCCGCCCTGGTGGCGCCGGCGACCGCGTACGCCGAAGCGCCGTCGAACGACGACTTCGCCACCGCCACCACCGTCACCGCCCTGCCGTTCAAGGCGACCCAGGACGTCGGGGAAGCCACGGCGAGCGCCGACGACCCGACCTCGTGCTACGCCTGGATCGCCTCGAGCGTCTGGTACGACTACACCGCGTCCGCCGACGGGTTCGTCCGGGCGCTGCCGTCGGGCACCGGCCAGCTGCCGTTCGTCGCCGTGTACACCGGCGAGCGCGGCGCCCTGGCCCAGGTCCCCGGCGCCTGCGCGGAGTGGGACAACGGCCCGTCGGTGACGTTCCCGGTGACCGCCGGGCAGACGTACCACATCATGCTGTTCAAGCAGTACTCCGGCGCCGGCCAGCCGACCACGCTGGACATCAGCAGCGTCCCGCGGGAGCCCAACGACGACTTCGCGACGGCCGCGGTGGCCACGCTGCCCGGGACGTTCTCGGGCGACCTGACGCGATCCACGGCCGAACCGGGCGAAGCGGCGCCGAGCTGCGATCCCGGCGCGGACCAGTCCGTCTGGTACCGGTACACCCCGGACCGCACCCGGCCGATCAGCGTGGAAGCGCGCTCGCGGTGGTCGCCTTCGGTCGCCGTGTACCGGGGTGACGCGCTCCCGGCACTGTCCGAAGTGGACTGCAAAGCGGCGCTGGACACCACCAAGAGGGTCGTGTTCACCGCCACGGCTGGGCAGCAGTACTGGATCCGGGTGGCCGACGACGCCGAAGACGCGTCCTGGTACGACATCCGCCTGACGACCGCGCCGGCGTTGACGCCCAACGCGAACACCTGGCCCAGCACCCCGTCGGTGTTCGACGACGTCTCCTTCTCGGTGAATGCGGGCGACCGCCTCGGCCGGCCACTCGTCCGAGGCGAGCTGAAGTTCGGCGACGGCACGTCGGTCCAGCTCACCTCGAACACCTCGGTGACCCACCGGTACGCCGCCGACGGCGACTACCACCTGGAGATCAGCGCGACGACCGACGACGGCCGTTCCGGCACCGGTTCCCAGACACTGCACGTGGAGACGCACGACGTGACCCTGACGGGGCTGTCCCTGCCCGCCCAGGCGCGGGTGGGCCAGACCAAGCCGGTCAAGGTGTCGGTGGTGAACAACCGCTACGACGAGAAGGTCGTCGTCTCGCTGAGGAGGAAGGCCGAGAGCGGCTACTACCAGGAAGTGGGCACGCTGACCCAGTGGGTGCCGGCCGGCGGCCGGGTGGACTTCCCGTTCGCCTACACCTACACCGCGGCCGACGCGGCGGCGGGCCAGGCGGAGTTCGAGGTGACGGCGAGCATCGACGGCCGTTACGACGGTGACGACCACGCGGTGGACAACCGCTTGACCGCGTCCACCGCGGTCCGCGCCCAGTCGGGCCTCCGGGCGAGCTGAGGCCCCGCCGGGGGGCGCCACGGATCGACGAAGCCCACCGACAGCGACCCTGAAATCCGGGGAAGTCGTTGGTGGGCTTCGTCGTTCCGGCCGCGCGCCGTCGGAGACCCGAACTCCTGACGGCGAGATGACCAAAGTCCCGCCGGTTCGTGACCGCCGGCCACAGTCTCCCGCCGGGCGGGTCGGCGATCGTCGGCCTCACCGTCCACCGAGGAGTGAACATGAAGGCTGCCGTCGTCACGGAATTTTCGTCCCCGCTCGAGCTGCGTGAGGTCCCGGTCCCGGAACCCGGGCCGGGGCAGCTGCTCGTGCGGCTGGAGACCTGCGGGATCTGCCACACGGACATCCACGCCGCCCACGGTGACTGGCCGGTCAAGCCGGCGCTGCCGTTGATCCCGGGCCACGAGGGTGTCGGCGTCGTCGAGCGCGTCGGCGCTGGGGTGGCGGAGAGCCGGCTCGGGCAGCGGGTCGCCCTGCCGTGGCTCGGCTCGGCGTGCGGCGAATGCGGCTTCTGCGTCTCCGGCTGGGAAACCCTGTGCGAGTCGCAGCAGAACACCGGCTATTCGATCGACGGCGGGTACGCCGAGTACGCCGTGGCGGACGCGCGCTACGCGGTCCCCGTGCCGGACGGCGTCCCGCCGATCGAGGCGTCTCCGCTGACGTGCGCCGGCGTGACGACGTACAAGGCGGTCAAGGTGGGCAACGTCCGCCCGGCCGACCGGGTCGCGATCTTCGGGGTCGGCGGTCTCGGCCACCTCGCGATCCAGTACGCCCGCATCGCGGGCGGCTTCGTCACGGCGGTCGACATCGAGCCCGGGAAGCTCGACCTGGCCCGCGAACTCGGCGCCGACCTCGTGGTCGACGCGAGTGCCGGTGACCCGGCCGACGCCATCCAGGCCGAGGGCGGCGCCGACGTCGCGATCGTGCTGGCCGCGACGCCGAGCGCGTTCGAGCAGGCGTTGCGGTCCCTGCGCCGGGGCGGCCGCCTGGTGTGCGTCGGCATCCCGGCGGGCGGTGTCCTCCCGGTGCCGATCTTCGAGGCCGTGATCAAGGGCATCTCGGTGATCGGCTCGATCGTGGGCACGCGCAAGGACCTGGCGGAGGTGTTCGCGCTGCACGCGGCCGGCCGTACGACGGTGACCGCCGAGGCGCGCAAGCTCGAGGACATCAACCAGGCGTTCGCGGACGTGCTGGGCAACCGCGTCCCGGCGCGGCTGGTGATCGAGTACTGATCCCGGCCTGGGCCTCCTTGCGCGGTCGCTATTCAGTGTTACTATGTACTGGTAGTCAGTGACACTGAATAGCGATCAGGGGTGTGGATGGGCAAGCTGGCGACGGAGATGCTCAAGGGGACGCTGGAGGGCATCGTCCTCGCGATCCTGGCCGGCCGGCCCGCGTACGGCTACGAGATCACGGCGGGCCTCCGGGCCCAGGGGTTCTCCGACATCGCCGAAGGCACCGTCTACGCGCTGCTGGTCCGGATCGAGCAGCGGGGCCTCGTCGACGTGGAGAAGGTTCCCTCCGAGAAGGGCCCGCCGCGCAAGGTGTTCTCCCTGAACGCCGAGGGGCGGGAATACCTCGAGGAGTTCTGGAAGACCTGGAGCTTTCTCGTCGAACGGCTCGAACGGCTCCGCGAAGGGGGTAAGTGACCATGGTGGTTTCGAAGATCGTCGAGACGCTGATCGGTCCCAAGAAGCAATGGCGGCAGTACAAGGCGCGCGTGAAACAGCTTCCCGAGAGCTACCGCACGGCGATCGAAGCGCTGGAGCGGTACCTGATGTACTTCGGCGGGGCAGGTGACGGGGTCGCGATCTTCCAGGACCTCATCGACCTGTTCGAGCAGAGCGCGGCGAACGGGACGCCGATCCGCGAGATCGTCGGGGAAGACCCCGTGGAGTTCATCGAACTGTTCGCCCGGAACTACCCGCAGGGGCAGTGGGTCGTCCGCGAACGGAACCGGTTGACCGCCGCCATCGAGCGTGCCGCCGGAGAAGACGCCGGGAAGAAGAGAGCGGTCTGATGGCCGAAGACGTGATCCGGGTGCGTGGTCTGGAGAAGTCGTTCAAGGCGCTGCGGGTGCTGCGCGGCGTGGACTTCGACGTCGAGCGGCGCAGCATCTTCGCCCTGCTCGGCTCCAACGGGGCGGGCAAGACCACGGTGATCAAGATCCTGTCCACTTTGCTCAAGGCCGACGCGGGAACGGCCACCGTCAACGGCTTCGACGTCGCCACGCAGGCCGAGCAGGTGCGGGGCTCCTTCAGCCTCACCGGGCAGTTCGCGGCCGTCGACGAAATCCTCAGCGGACGCGAGAACCTCGTGCTGGTCGCCCGGCTCCGCCACCTCGAGAACCCCGGCAAGATCGCGGACGACCTGCTCGACCGGTTCTCGCTGACCGACGCGGCCACGCGGAAGGTGTCGACGTATTCGGGTGGCATGCGCCGCCGTCTCGACATCGCCATGAGCCTGATCGGCGATCCGCCGGTCATCTTCCTCGACGAGCCGACGACCGGGCTCGACCCCCAGGCGCGCATCGAGGTGTGGCAGACCGTCAAGGAGCTCGCCGGCCGCGGGACGACGGTGCTGCTGACGACGCAGTACCTGGAGGAGGCCGAACAACTCGCCGACCGGATCGCGATCCTGCACGAAGGCCGGATCATCGTGAACGGGACCCTCGCCGAGCTCAAGCAACTGCTGCCGCCGGCCAAGGTCGAATACGTCGAGAAGCAGCCGACCCTCGAGGAGGTCTTCCTCGCGCTGGTCGGCGGCGACCGCACCGCCGGGACGGAGAACGGGCGATGACCAAGCACTTCTTCGGCGACACCGCCGTCCTGCTGGGCCGGTCGCTGCGCCACATCACGCGCAGCGCCGACACCATCATCACGACGGCGTTGATGCCGATCGCCATGATGCTGATGTTCGTCTACGTCTTCGGTGGCGCGATCGACACCGGGACGGGTTCCTACGTGAACTACCTGCTGCCCGGAATCCTGCTCATCACCGTGGCGTCCGGGATCGCCTACACGGCGCTGCGGCTCTTCCAGGACATGAAAGGCGGCATCTTCGAGCGGTTCCAGTCCATGCCGATCGCGCGGTCGGCGGTGCTGTGGGCGCACGTGCTGACGTCGCTGGTGGCCAACCTGATCTCGCTGGTGGTCGTCGTGGGCGTCGCCCTGCTCATGGGCTTCCGTTCGGGGGCGGGCGTGGGGGCGTGGCTCGCGGTCGCCGGCATCCTGCTGCTGTTCACCCTGGCGTTGACGTGGCTCGCCGTCATCCCCGGGCTCACGGCGAAGTCCGTGGACGGCGCGAGCGCGTTCTCCTACCCGCTCATCTTCCTGCCGTTCCTGAGCTCGGCGTTCGTGCCGACCGGCACGATGCCCGGCCCGGTGCGCGCCTTCGCCGAGAACCAGCCGGTGACGTCCATCGTCAACGCCCTGCGCGCCCTGTTCACGCAGCAACCGGTGGGCACGGGTATCTGGACCGCCCTCGCCTGGTGCGTCGGCATCCTCGTCGTCACGTACTTCCTCGCCACGATGACCTACCGCCGCAAGATCT
This genomic window from Amycolatopsis mongoliensis contains:
- a CDS encoding phenylacetate--CoA ligase family protein yields the protein MAENRRQLARDARRAARGGPPEIARQQRAHLAALVAWARANSPFYRELYRGLPGDVDDPARLPVTGKETLMARFDDWVTDREVTREKVEAFVADPGLVGHRFLGKYLVATTSGTSGVRGLFLLDERATGMETALASRAGGMLAARDAVRMLARGGRTAIVTAPGGHFFTVAGTARFQLDHPRLGRRMRVFSIRRPLPDLVEELNRFDPAVLSGFLGMLTLLAGEQEAGRLRIRPALVVPGGETCTTGRRERLAAAFGAKVSTAYAATECSFLAMGCAHGWYHVCSDWAVLEPVDADHRPVPPGELSHTVLLSNLANRVQPILRYDLGDSILLRPDPCPCGSVFPAVQVHGRAADLLTFPGAHGEPVSLSPMLFGTLLDRVPGLGQYQLVQTSPGTLRVRLRLTDGTDTDQVWRTTHDELTRLLAEHGAAGITIERATEAPHQEPGGKFRRIIPAAGPR
- a CDS encoding TetR/AcrR family transcriptional regulator, which produces MAESRRDRKKRETRQRIVSAAIRLFDEQGYEETTVDQVAKAADVDPKTFFNYFRTKADVLFGELDLEVGVLLAAIADRRPGESPGEVVRRAFRAYAAHRRPGTARKEPAELSATARLALTTPALQAKGMHLLLDMQRQVTDGLVNAFPGELDPVTAAAMTGAVLGAIQQAGLAGAQLGRSQDELWEAAEHALDIVSYGLLSAGRRTTNEKGSGPHGGKPSATRP
- a CDS encoding GH25 family lysozyme; amino-acid sequence: MQRLALAVAVLLVLPASATTTAAAEPVAVCGHTGSQPTLQQGATGAAVAEAQCELNLATKASRYTPIGADGSFGPATDVRVRVFQRCAALSVDGQVGPNTWAALNSWAARPKKCATQGTADAAQGVVCGHSTARPTLQSGSTGTDVKELQCRLNLAMEPGHYPPLTIDGNFGDGTRTRVIQFQHCVNASADGVAGPTTWAKVTDWSSRNAYCVPPKPAGHPIDGVDTAKYQHPGGAPINWGAVKASGVEFVTVKATRGLNVTDEYLATDLPAARTAGLAVGPYHFYTGTAANTGGAQADRFIAAVRATGYTGKRAGDLPPVFDLEWKDDGSGGCPPYVTVADAKAWLDKVQAAFGRTPIIYTQKSFLDACLGGTTALAAYPMQLADYRQSVTQPALPAGSKTWLMWQYTDAAIPDGIPAPATGDVFNGTQADLDQLANR
- a CDS encoding D-Ala-D-Ala carboxypeptidase family metallohydrolase — its product is MTLPMSRRTVLRGAVVLGAAAAVSPLLLTGTAEAYPWSRTLVQGTTGADVTELQIRVAGWAADSPSHSRVSIDGEFGPGTAAAVRRFQAAYGLGADGQAGPATQSALNALEQSDGSTAHFNFSEFTDRVSGTFNGGKVSAATAEENARRCMYKLEALRKKLGNKPITVNSGFRSIAHNSEIGGASDSMHLYGTAADLDVPGVANKTVYQKAETCGFSGLETYNTDHQHVDSRADLGRAWWWENGTV
- a CDS encoding helix-turn-helix domain-containing protein, translating into MTLHTDKFAAYLRMLKDRSGQGYERLGRQAGASGSSLHRYCSGKSVPADYRVVHSFAKVCGASAEELRELHQLWALADAVRVEEVPPEHGEPPVVPATAPPRVRLPRRRGYAAVAIAIVVLLAGGLVWVTADGSEPAPGRYADRMLFSAACRPPVSMGQHDECVTEVQNLLVSAQGRLSVDGSFGPETLRRVTAFQVLAGLPARGVVDEATKTALYDHRTSLAGWSAVMVEQRIRAVFTEAPDTAVAIARCASFLDPLWVLPNTNGSRNWGIFQISDARLLDLGGTPRQAFDPVWNIDAAHRLWSAHHDFHDWPSCSAALQNPQPH
- a CDS encoding DinB family protein, with the translated sequence MPDEPAPGRRPSGIPPLAAEDHTCAECGLSYPTLTIEAARAIIGSLPHAVAAAVGQAATRDLRRRPAPDRWSALEYLCHLRDVCVTYTIRLHRARTEDRPVLEPMLNDLRARRFRYNERSFDGVRDELAACAAGLGEEIERLTPPDRERTVTRLAGEHRTARWLVRQAAHEVAHHLEDIRHCLSGSTP
- a CDS encoding PKD domain-containing protein, with protein sequence MLLSSRSRGRIALATALTAAFALFAPGVAHAAPPSNDDFDQAAAVTALPFTAQQDSSEATQAPDDPSWCQPYDVRGSVWFRYTATEDGYLRATTQGSDRSMILAVHSGTRGTLRGITCDSGTAATTTFRATAGTTYSFMVSGYDVPGGALAFALDSVAPAANDDFAAAQPVPAVPFSAQPDFSVASYEADEPGSTCQFEGNLVPSVWYAYTNSGAAKPVTARTVGSGSAVSVYTGASLPELKQVACKADAYGQPTAFRADAGATYYVRVTGPADNRGPVTLTLDDAPALDPSVDQSPSYPTVYDTVSFSAGSWNDIDEPMTVAWDFGDGATAPATTQPVSHRYAKDGTYTATLHATSPDGRTATKTAQVVVTTHDVGIARFSVPASAREGDSKPISVDVSNTRYTETATVVLSKHDGTWWREVGRLTLEVPARPTRTVRFPFSYTFSPDDAALGKVAFRAELKLDYPVTDARPADNEVIAIATTVKPRGSRVVAV